CACTAGAACATCGCCgtagtttttaattttgtcgTCACTGCTTTTAATAATACtattgtttcctcctttttggaAAAGGCGGAAGCCGATCGTCAGCCGGCGTGTGACGTTGAGGAGGTGAGGCGCATGGATATTGTAATGTGAGAGGAATGCCGCAGTTGCTGAAAGAAGGGGGGGGAGAAGCCTTTACGTGGTGGAAAGTTTCACTTTGTTGCTGTCATGttcatgcatatatatatacatgtactGTGTGTATACATATGTGTGCCGTGTACGCCGTTGTATGTGTTTTGctttatctttttgttttgccttaTTGTCACACTTCGTTACCCCCGTGCGTTTTCCCAAGATAAACGAGGGAATAAGGGGATTATTCCCGAAGGAGAGCGAAGCGACACACTTTAGAAAAATAGAATTACTGTTTCCAACTTACAAACAAAGTCATCATTAGATATAAAAGTTTGTCCCGATGAAGAACGCCCGCAGAGTGTCACTTTCACCGTTGATTTTGCGGTCACTCGCTGAACTTCAGGACGGCCTCAACACCGTAGTTGACAAGAATTGGAGGCAGTTGCGGCGACCAGGTGACTGGTCACTGGCTATTACTATGGAAACTGCGGAATTACTCGACTCTTATCCGTGGAAGTGGTGGAAGAATGTGAAGGCCCAACCAGACCTACAAAATGTGAAGATCGAGCTCACGGACATTCTGCATTTTTCCTTGTCGGGTGCCATGCAGGTGAGTGACGAAAACTCGGGGGCGGTCCACAAAGCCGAGGCAGGCTCGAATGGAGAATCAGGGAAGCATTGGTGCTACTTTGACCAACCTCGTGCGCTGCCCGCAGCAGGTGGAGCAGAATATGTGGCATGCGTCGAAACCCCAGGTTCCTCTCTTTCAGCGCCCGTGTCTGCTGACGAGTGTGACCTGGCGGACTTTATgttcttccccctctctgATACAAATAACGCACTAGCAAGTTTTCAGAACATTATTCGACTAGCCAGCCTTCAACGATTCCAACTCGTGACATCGGCCGTTATCGCAGCTGCGGACGATATTGGTTTCAACCTCGTTGCTTATTATGTGGCGAAACATACACTCAACGGTATCCGTCAGATGAAGGGCTACAAAGATGGCACGTACGTAAAGGTGCAAAAAGGCGTGGAGGACAATGAGCTACTCCATGGGTGCATATCACCGTTTTCCCTTGAAGACGTGACTAACGAAGGGaattacaaaacaaaatgggaTGACATCATGCACCGCGTTTATGATGCCTTTGGTACCCCGAAGGAGGAACGGTTAAACATTGGGCACTGGCTAAAGTCGTAAGCGCTTCCCGTAGAGAAACCATGATTGAGCTACCGAGCCACCCCATTATTGTTAAAAGTATAGACGGATGTAACGTGGCGTAACAAATCACTAAGTGTGAGGGGATTGATAACAATGGTGGTGATAGTAAATAGACGTGAGATACGGAATATTAGGTGCGTTGTTTTCCACACACGCGCTGGGGTCTTCGAAAAGAGTTGAATAACGACCATCACTGCCGGTGCTTTCGCCCATTGTGAGCACGGGTGTGGGTTGCCGCGGGAGATTTGGCGAAGTTCATTCAGCTTAGTTGTAGTGAGGGGTCTACCCACATCGCATACTTGAGCAAGGcttgaagaggaggaggcaaaAGGAGACGAAGTGGTCGTTCTGACCGAATACTAAGGTGGCTGTACTACCTCCAACTATCACCGCACATGGGGCAAATGATCTATCGCAAACAAAAACTGTGTGTGACACACGCACCAGTTGACGGGCTTCTGAATTTGTTGCATCTTTCTCTTTACTTCGTCTCTGCTACACTGTCCTCTTCTACCCTCTTTACCAATTTTAAATTTGCAcgaggattttttttttttggggtgCCGGCTTACCCAAGGTGTGgggagtaaagaaaagggacaGCAGATCgtagaaaataaaggagcgAACGATGCCCGCTAaagctgcttctgctgctgcttcgaagAAGAACAGTGCGCCCAAGAGCGCTGTTTCGAAAAAGGTGGCCAAGAAGGGtgcgcctgctgctgctgcgaaaCCCACGAAAGTGGTGAAGGTAACGAAACGCAAGGCATACACCCGTCCGCAGTTTCGCCGCCCGCACACGTACCGCAGGCCCGCGACCGTGAAACCCAGCAGCAACGTAAGTGCCATTAAGAATAAGTGGGACGCGTTCCGGATCATCCGCTACCCCCTCACCACTGACAAGGCGATGAAGAAGATTGAGGAGAACAACACCCTAACCTTCATTGTGGATTCTCGTGCTAACAAGACTGAGATCAAGAAGGCGATTCGCAAATTGTATCAGGTTAAGACGGTGAAGGTGAACACACTCATTCGACCTGACGGCTTGAAGAAGGCCTATATTCGCCTGTCTGCGTCATACGATGCGCTCGACACGGCAAACAAGATGGGTCTTGTTTAGTGTGGTGGATCTGTAGGGGTTTCTTACTTCCTCAAGCAACTTTGTAGGGTACTGTGTGGATACGATTCCTTCAGTATTTTGCACCGTATGGTAGGAGGGGATGAAAGAGAAACAGCCACGAACTGTCgtttatgtttttatttggtttttTATCCCACCTACCAAAGTATAGCTGTGGGAAGGATGGGAGTGACAAAAGAAAGGTTGCGCCGGAGGTCGGAGTGCAGACTGCTCTTGGAAGTATGGCGAGGGTGAAGTTGCGGAGGGAATGTTAAACAATTTAAGAAGGAAGTTTTAAACAGTTTTAAAATATGAGATGAAATATGTCGTTTGAGTCTCATTTCTGTCATCTTCGACccaatccctttttttttcttcggatTACCACATTGTTGTTGGTTGGTAGTGTTGACACGGCTCCGTTGATTTCTCTTCCTTAAGTGCTTATCAACGTTTTAATATTGGATGATAATATCTTTTGCCCAAGGATCGGGGGTGCTTGTGTGGGGAGAGTGGGGTAGCCAGTTGCATCGCCTTCAGACGACTGTTATCATGACTTCATATCCCTTTTTCCATTATTGGATTTCCCCACCTGTTTTCTGTAGGCTTCTTTCTCTAAGGTTGACGCGAACGATGCCCGCTAaagctgcttctgctgctgcttcgaagAAGAACAGTGCGCCCAAGAGCGCTGTTTCGAAAAAGGTGGCCAAGAAGGGtgcgcctgctgctgctgcgaaaCCCACGAAAGTGGTGAAGGTAACGAAACGCAAGGCATACACCCGTCCGCAGTTTCGCCGCCCGCACACGTACCGCAGGCCCGCGACCGTGAAACCCAGCAGCAACGTAAGTGCCATTAAGAATAAGTGGGACGCGTTCCGGATCATCCGCTACCCCCTCACCACTGACAAGGCGATGAAGAAGATTGAGGAGAACAACACCCTAACCTTCATTGTGGATTCTCGTGCTAACAAGACTGAGATCAAGAAGGCGATTCGCAAATTGTATCAGGTTAAGACGGTGAAGGTGAACACACTCATTCGACCTGACGGCTTGAAGAAGGCCTATATTCGCCTGTCTGCGTCATACGATGCGCTCGACACGGCAAACAAGATGGGTCTTGTTTAGTGTGGTGGATCTGTAGGGGTTTCTTACTTCCTCAAGCAACTTTGTAGGGTACTGTGTGGATACGATTCCTTCAGTATTTTGCACCGTATGGTAGGAGGGGATGAAAGAGAAACAGCCACGAACTGTCgtttatgtttttatttggttttttttgaattctcatctgaaaataaaaataaataaaaattgtGTTTCAGCTGTCTGAGTGGGTACTGGGGCGGGGGTGAGGGAATGAGGTAATGCttctcctctccttctttttcttatttccgCTTCCATTTGTGCTCTTGAGATTGCTTGCCGGCGTGGTGTTCTATTCAAAATGCGtttgctttatttcttttctttctggaTTTTTTCGATGCgcgtatatatgtatttgcgCAGCGGCGAGGTTCCTTTAGAAGGTAATAGGGTATATAGCATTTTCTCTAAACAGTGGGTGAGGTCGTTACCAGAAGGTTATAGTTGTCTACCATAATTATagttactgttattattattgttgttgttttgtttttgtttttgtcatttttacttctgttggttggttttctttccaaTCAACTCAAGTTTTGGAAGTTGTTTCGAGTGGTTGTTTCCACTCTGGTGGCTTTCACTCATCGCTCAGGCAAGTTCCATCGTTTCCGTTGGGGCGGTCGTGTACGGAGGGAAAGCGGTAACGCGCTCACAGATTAAGGGCACGTTGATAGAAAGGAAGCATCTATAAAAGAAGCATACGGAAAATACATCCATAAATCAATTTATACATTTGCAACTGTTGTATCACTGATGGAGCGACTATCTATTATCCACACATTCGAGAGTGACTCTACTTTCCTAGCAGAAGTGCCCTCTGTGACACCTCGCAGTTCTGCTGGACTGACAATGTGTAAGAGCGCAACAGTTACTGAAACGCGTGGGGGACGGTTCACAGGTGACCACGAGGGGCCAGCGAGCATAGATTCTACCCTTGACCTTATTCCCGCTTGCTCGGGCACCAGTGAAGGGGATAGGGAACTGAGTGTTGTGCGCATTGTTCCCGTCAGCGGCTCCGTGGCATTTCACTCACGTTTTCTTGTCCAATTTGAGGCATACTGTCGCCTCAGTCGTCGGCTGCGGCGTGCCATAGAGTGGCTGTTGTTAAGTCATCAGACAGAGCAGAAACGCGTTGGTAGTAGCGCTTCTTCTCTTGACAGTTCCATGTTCGACGTCGATTGTCTCACGCGTGCAACACATCCAGTGGATCCAACGGCTTTTCTTGCGTCTGCTTTTGCGCTTCCCCACGTAGTTTCCGTGTCGCCAACACCATTGGACGAGGAAGATATGTTGGGCCCCCACGGTGAGTTGTGTTCTGCAGATAGGACAAGAGTCGTGCCATACTGTTTTTTCTACTCATCTCCTGAGCAGCGCCTGTTTCGTGGGGGTTCTGTTCCATCTTCGCCCTCAGAGCGATCTGGAATGACGGTGCTCGAACGTTTTGCTGCCGTTGCCAAGGCTACTGGCATATGTGGAATTGTACCACCTCCTCACAATGCTCTCAGCATTAAAAATCGCACAAAAGTTGGATTAACTCTTTTGGCGTACATGGAGGGCTGTTTACCGAGTTGTATCTTCACCGACGGCAATGGGGGCCCCAAGTACGGTTCGGGTGTGGCGGCGGATTTCTTTTCACAGTGGAGCGACGACATCTTGTGGCGGTTACTCTGCTCGCTGGTTTCTGCTCTGGCAGTCGTGCATGCAGGGGGGTTTCACTATTGCGGTGAGTTGACACCTGCTGACATACTCTGTTTCGCGATTCCAGGGGAGAATGATCCTGGTGTGGCTGCAGCTGAGGCGTTGATGTCTGGGGAGCAGGAGGGAAGTTCCGAAATTCCTGTGGGCCAGCGGTTTCACATGTGGGCAGCTGCCAGCGAGCGGCACTGGGCCATAACAGGCGCAACTCCAGCCCATCGTGCCTTCTTTATGCTTACTACGCCGCCGCGATCGCTTTTTGCTCATTTCCCTGATGACCCACATACAGTGGCTGAGTCCCAGAGGCGTGACATTGTAGCTGCCGGCAGTGTTGTTTTGAAGGTTGTTGAAGAGATGAAGCGACGACGTGGACAGTCGGAGACGGGAGGCTGTGTTGAgttgctttttgttgccCAGCGCATGGTTTCTTTGGAAGAGGGTGGTGCTAACCCTTCCAGGACTGACGCAACGGCGTTAGCTCACCG
This sequence is a window from Trypanosoma brucei gambiense DAL972 chromosome 7, complete sequence. Protein-coding genes within it:
- a CDS encoding dUTP diphosphatase, putative; this translates as MKNARRVSLSPLILRSLAELQDGLNTVVDKNWRQLRRPGDWSLAITMETAELLDSYPWKWWKNVKAQPDLQNVKIELTDILHFSLSGAMQVSDENSGAVHKAEAGSNGESGKHWCYFDQPRALPAAGGAEYVACVETPGSSLSAPVSADECDLADFMFFPLSDTNNALASFQNIIRLASLQRFQLVTSAVIAAADDIGFNLVAYYVAKHTLNGIRQMKGYKDGTYVKVQKGVEDNELLHGCISPFSLEDVTNEGNYKTKWDDIMHRVYDAFGTPKEERLNIGHWLKS
- a CDS encoding 60S ribosomal protein L23a, putative, which codes for MPAKAASAAASKKNSAPKSAVSKKVAKKGAPAAAAKPTKVVKVTKRKAYTRPQFRRPHTYRRPATVKPSSNVSAIKNKWDAFRIIRYPLTTDKAMKKIEENNTLTFIVDSRANKTEIKKAIRKLYQVKTVKVNTLIRPDGLKKAYIRLSASYDALDTANKMGLV
- a CDS encoding 60S ribosomal protein L23a, putative; amino-acid sequence: MIISFAQGSGVLVWGEWGSQLHRLQTTVIMTSYPFFHYWISPPVFCRLLSLRLTRTMPAKAASAAASKKNSAPKSAVSKKVAKKGAPAAAAKPTKVVKVTKRKAYTRPQFRRPHTYRRPATVKPSSNVSAIKNKWDAFRIIRYPLTTDKAMKKIEENNTLTFIVDSRANKTEIKKAIRKLYQVKTVKVNTLIRPDGLKKAYIRLSASYDALDTANKMGLV